DNA from Scheffersomyces stipitis CBS 6054 chromosome 1, whole genome shotgun sequence:
CAGTCAATTCATATCGTCATACTAGCTGATAGAATTACAATAACATTAATCACTAAGAgtccttcttgttgattgaCTATATATCTAGATATAAGCAGAATGgtccagaaccagaaaacACCATCGCAGCACAATTCGACGTTGTTCATCTCGCCGATGATCAACAGCCGTCGGCAGAATCTTTTTGTAACTCCTCCAAATCCAGCAGCACAGACTTTGTTTGATAGTCCTGGGTCGAATCGGTCTCTgtttttcaatcttgagCGAGGCAACGTTAATGACGATACTACTTCGAACTCCAACATACCACCTGCTGCTGGTCCAGCAAATGGAAGAATGGCGAATGTAGAACCGCTTACACCAGCCGAAAAACTTCGGTTGTGGAGACATGATGCCTTGATGCAACATCAATATAAGACAGCCGAGTTCATCGGTGACAAAGTTCTTGCACTCACAGACGATCCCAATGATGCGTTCTGGTTGGCACAAGTATACTTCAACAGCGGGAATTATCTTCGGGCCAAGCTGTTGCTTACCAGCAAGCCGGAATTCGAGAAGTCGGTTAGTTGTAGGTATCTTGCTGCATACTGCTTGATCAAGCTAGAGTTATGGGACGAGgctcttgatcttgttggcGAAAGTAACCCATTCCGTAAAGACGACAAGTATCAAGTCCGCAGCACTGATGGTGGGATCAAGCTTGAGGCTTCTATTTGCTATTTGAGAGGTCTCATCTATGCCAACCAGAATAACTTTGAAAAAGCTAAGGAGTCATATAAAGAAGCTATCCTAGTAGATGTAAAATGCTATGAAGCATTCACGGAATTGAtcagcaacaacttgatgacACCCAGAGAAGAATGGGATTTCATCACGACGTTAAATTACCGGGATGCAGATGATAACGATGAGCTCATCAAATTGCTCTACACATCTCGCTTGAGCAAGTACCTCAATGTATCCAAGCTTTACGAGGCAGAACATATCTTGACAGAAGAGTACGACTTGGGAGACAATTGTGACATTCTCTTGAGCAAAGCCGACTACCTATACGTACAGTGTAATTTCGACGAGTGCCTCTCGATATGTGAACAGATATTACGGAAGGACCAGTACAACTTCGACATTATTCCGAATTATCTAAGTTGTTTGCACGAGCTAGGAGgcaagaacaagttgttcttaAAAGCGCACCAGTTGGCAGAAAACCACCCTACCAACCCCATGACATGGTTGGCCATAGGGACGTACTACTTATCA
Protein-coding regions in this window:
- the CDC16 gene encoding anaphase-promoting complex component translates to MVQNQKTPSQHNSTLFISPMINSRRQNLFVTPPNPAAQTLFDSPGSNRSSFFNLERGNVNDDTTSNSNIPPAAEPLTPAEKLRLWRHDALMQHQYKTAEFIGDKVLALTDDPNDAFWLAQVYFNSGNYLRAKSLLTSKPEFEKSVSCRYLAAYCLIKLELWDEALDLVGESNPFRKDDKYQVRSTDGGIKLEASICYLRGLIYANQNNFEKAKESYKEAILVDVKCYEAFTELISNNLMTPREEWDFITTLNYRDADDNDELIKLLYTSRLSKYLNVSKLYEAEHILTEEYDLGDNCDILLSKADYLYVQCNFDECLSICEQILRKDQYNFDIIPNYLSCLHELGGKNKLFLKAHQLAENHPTNPMTWLAIGTYYLSISKIAEARKFFSKATLLNPNFGQAWIGFAHTFAAEGEHEQAISAYAFAARLFPGTHLPNLFLGMQHLQMNNLNLSEEYLAASYQICNSDPLLLNELGVINFHKNNFAKAEMFFQEALGAAKYLNSDSKTWISIHANLGHVYRRGNQPNKALQCFNQVLKISNKNDSNILAAIGLINLKLGNYFKAIDVLHDALAISPSDPVASDLLRRALESNKNNGNSFIRSNGEKLLELNLPTLQYRQKQSRKDGSLQGQQTVVSAQNSKFMTPLTNKTRILRKGSGVLQPIEKDTDDTHEAFYIAHELKKGNESSDEDDEAIMDIESD